GTGGGACAGGCACGTCGCACCCGCCTGTGCGCGGCGCGCGGGCAGGTGCAGACAGGTCGAGTACGACCAGGCCGAAGGCGCCAGACCGAACGAGCTGATCTGTAGCGCGGGCTACAGCCCTGCCATCAGGAACCCGGACAATCGTCAGGGCATCGAGATCGATCCCATCTTCCGCTGCATCGGGCGGGTAGAAGAGACTGTCGTTGCGTGCGATCCAGGCCACCGGCTCGTTCTGCTGCTGCGCCTGCAGCACC
Above is a window of Candidatus Methylomirabilis tolerans DNA encoding:
- a CDS encoding DNA recombination/repair protein RecA, translated to VLQAQQQNEPVAWIARNDSLFYPPDAAEDGIDLDALTIVRVPDGRAVARATDQLVRSGAFGLVVLDLSAPARAPRTGGCDVPVPLQIRLAGLAHKYQTALLCLTMKGDAAPSLGPLVSLRVAARRKRLADGRFSCELTVLKDKRRGPTWRYAEVCHGPAGLR